From one Catenuloplanes nepalensis genomic stretch:
- a CDS encoding substrate-binding domain-containing protein, translated as MNSSFRGAGAIAAAMALVAVVSGSYLGYRQLSQPSCAGSVPLVVAASPEIVEPIRAAADAKVAAGAGVDGRCLEVTVQAAEPVEIAAAIATKHATTLTGVGQGSGATVLPDVWVPDSSTWLQRLEQAAPGFQPLNGASVATSPVVVAMPEPLAKTMVGWPEKKLQWSELLGQMTSSDSPLKTGIVDPARDASGLAGLLALGQASAGNGNDAARVGVLRTLALNRSNLRADLMAKFPKSEDPAALANGVGLAALSEEDVIAYNATQPPVSLAALYVEPAAVALDYPFAVMPEADAAKNNAADLLFGELASSPAYRDSLAKAGLRSSDGTAGGGFAAPTGAPSPEAIAASAPASGGGAANGLDAAAIGRALASWTAITSPGRMLVVFDVSGSMLGTVPTAAGKTRNQVMVEAAGRGLGLLDNEWWLGVWVFSTELQGSRDYRELVPIGQLSKQKDALQASLGEVQPVEGGATGLYDTVLASYLAVQEGYQADKVNSVVLFTDGQNEDANSISREELVAQLKEKSDAKRPVRVILVGIGNEVNKEELETIAEAGGGGAFVAQDPAKIDEIFLQAIASRAATVG; from the coding sequence ATGAACAGCAGCTTTCGGGGAGCCGGTGCCATCGCCGCGGCGATGGCCCTGGTTGCCGTCGTCTCCGGCTCCTACCTTGGTTACCGACAGTTATCGCAGCCCAGTTGCGCCGGGTCGGTGCCACTGGTCGTCGCGGCGTCGCCGGAGATCGTCGAGCCGATCAGGGCCGCCGCCGACGCGAAGGTCGCGGCCGGTGCCGGCGTCGACGGCCGCTGCCTCGAGGTCACGGTGCAGGCCGCCGAGCCGGTCGAGATCGCGGCCGCCATCGCCACCAAGCACGCCACCACGCTGACCGGCGTCGGCCAGGGCAGCGGCGCGACCGTGCTCCCCGACGTCTGGGTGCCGGACTCCTCCACCTGGCTGCAGCGCCTCGAGCAGGCCGCACCGGGCTTCCAGCCGCTCAACGGCGCGTCCGTCGCGACCAGCCCGGTCGTCGTGGCCATGCCGGAGCCGCTGGCCAAGACCATGGTCGGCTGGCCGGAGAAGAAGCTGCAGTGGTCCGAGCTGCTCGGCCAGATGACCAGCAGCGACTCCCCGCTGAAGACCGGCATCGTCGACCCGGCCCGGGACGCCTCCGGCCTGGCCGGTCTGCTCGCGCTCGGGCAGGCCTCGGCCGGCAACGGCAACGACGCGGCCCGCGTGGGTGTGCTGCGCACGCTCGCGCTGAACCGGTCCAACCTGCGCGCCGACCTGATGGCGAAGTTCCCGAAGTCCGAGGACCCGGCCGCGCTGGCCAACGGGGTCGGGCTGGCCGCGCTCTCCGAGGAGGACGTGATCGCGTACAACGCGACCCAGCCCCCGGTCTCGCTGGCCGCGCTCTACGTCGAGCCGGCCGCGGTCGCGCTGGACTACCCGTTCGCCGTGATGCCCGAGGCGGACGCGGCCAAGAACAACGCGGCCGACCTGCTCTTCGGCGAGCTGGCGTCGAGCCCGGCCTACCGTGACTCGCTGGCCAAGGCCGGCCTGCGCTCCTCCGACGGCACCGCGGGCGGCGGGTTCGCGGCACCGACCGGCGCGCCCAGCCCGGAGGCGATCGCCGCGTCCGCGCCCGCCAGTGGCGGCGGCGCGGCGAACGGGCTGGACGCGGCCGCGATCGGCCGCGCGCTGGCCAGCTGGACCGCGATCACGTCGCCCGGCCGCATGCTGGTGGTCTTCGACGTCTCCGGCTCGATGCTCGGCACGGTGCCCACGGCCGCCGGCAAGACGCGTAACCAGGTGATGGTCGAGGCGGCCGGCCGCGGCCTGGGCCTGCTCGACAACGAGTGGTGGCTCGGCGTCTGGGTGTTCTCCACCGAGCTGCAGGGCTCCCGGGACTACCGCGAGCTGGTCCCGATCGGCCAGCTCAGCAAGCAGAAGGACGCACTGCAGGCCTCGCTCGGCGAGGTCCAGCCGGTCGAGGGCGGCGCCACCGGCCTCTACGACACCGTGCTCGCGTCATACCTCGCGGTCCAGGAGGGCTACCAGGCCGACAAGGTCAACTCGGTGGTGCTCTTCACCGACGGCCAGAACGAGGACGCGAACAGCATCAGCCGCGAGGAGCTGGTCGCACAGCTCAAGGAGAAGTCCGACGCCAAGCGGCCGGTCCGGGTGATCCTGGTGGGCATCGGCAACGAGGTGAACAAGGAGGAGCTGGAGACGATCGCGGAGGCCGGCGGCGGTGGCGCGTTCGTCGCGCAGGACCCCGCGAAGATCGACGAGATCTTCCTCCAGGCGATCGCCTCCCGCGCCGCGACGGTCGGCTGA
- a CDS encoding (Fe-S)-binding protein, whose amino-acid sequence MRIALFITCVNDLMYPDTGKAVVSILERLGHTVDFPAAQTCCGQMHANSGYRAEAMPMVRGFVDTFRDYDAVVAPSGSCVAMVRDSYPRLALGDSDLESGVAKVAPRTYELAELLVDVLGVTDLGAVFPHTVTYHPTCHGLRMLRLGDKPLALLRAVRGLELRELSGAEECCGFGGTFALKNSGVSSAMLADKCGAVDDTGAEYVVAADNSCLTHIGGGLSRRATSTAKPIHYAEILASTGSTS is encoded by the coding sequence GTGCGGATAGCGCTCTTCATCACCTGCGTGAACGACCTGATGTACCCGGACACCGGCAAGGCGGTGGTGTCCATCCTGGAACGGCTCGGGCACACCGTCGACTTCCCGGCGGCACAGACCTGCTGCGGGCAGATGCACGCGAACTCCGGCTACCGCGCGGAGGCGATGCCGATGGTGCGCGGCTTCGTCGACACGTTCCGCGACTACGACGCGGTGGTGGCACCGTCCGGCTCCTGCGTGGCGATGGTGCGGGATTCGTACCCCCGGCTGGCTCTGGGTGATTCTGATCTTGAAAGCGGCGTGGCGAAGGTGGCGCCGCGCACCTATGAACTCGCGGAGCTGCTGGTCGACGTGCTGGGCGTGACCGACCTGGGCGCGGTCTTCCCGCACACCGTGACCTATCACCCGACCTGTCACGGGCTGCGGATGCTGCGCCTCGGCGACAAGCCGCTGGCGCTGCTGCGCGCGGTCCGAGGGCTGGAACTTCGAGAACTGAGCGGCGCCGAGGAGTGCTGCGGGTTCGGTGGCACGTTCGCGCTGAAGAACTCCGGTGTCTCGTCCGCGATGCTGGCCGACAAGTGCGGCGCGGTGGACGACACCGGTGCGGAATACGTCGTGGCCGCGGACAACTCCTGCCTGACGCACATCGGCGGCGGGCTGTCCCGGCGCGCGACGTCGACCGCGAAGCCGATCCACTACGCCGAGATCCTCGCCAGCACCGGGAGCACATCGTGA
- a CDS encoding MarR family winged helix-turn-helix transcriptional regulator: MAVQHGPNRPDPILAPATATTTVSADAAAIDEAAEALLGVWDTAREKATNRLSGSQLRALLVVEQDEGINLGGLAGHLGMILSSASRLCDRLVAAGMLEREPGRADRREISLILTSAGHALLDEVRTERRDQLSGVLARMSPTSRTALLAGLQAFGTATQPAEDAPSAARTA; this comes from the coding sequence ATGGCCGTACAGCACGGGCCAAACCGGCCGGATCCCATCCTCGCCCCCGCGACCGCCACCACCACCGTCTCCGCCGACGCCGCCGCGATCGACGAGGCGGCCGAGGCGCTCCTGGGCGTCTGGGACACCGCCCGGGAAAAGGCCACCAACCGCCTCTCAGGCTCGCAGCTGCGGGCCCTTCTCGTCGTGGAGCAGGACGAGGGCATCAACCTGGGCGGGCTCGCCGGGCACCTCGGCATGATCCTCTCCTCCGCCAGCCGCCTCTGCGACCGCCTCGTCGCCGCCGGCATGCTGGAACGCGAGCCCGGCCGCGCCGACCGCCGCGAGATCTCGCTCATCCTCACCTCCGCCGGCCACGCGCTCCTCGACGAGGTCCGCACCGAGCGCCGCGACCAGCTGTCCGGCGTCCTCGCCCGGATGTCCCCCACCTCCCGCACCGCGCTCCTCGCCGGCCTTCAGGCCTTCGGCACCGCCACGCAGCCGGCCGAGGACGCCCCCTCCGCCGCGCGCACCGCCTGA
- a CDS encoding aldo/keto reductase: protein MDPAARIRLGGSDVLVTRLGLGLAPIGGLYAPVGDATATAVIDRAWQRGIRLFDTAPLYGHGLSERRTGAALRDKPRHQMVLSTKAGRLVVPGDAGDPTWTESSSRATFDVSAAGIRRSVSESLERLGLDRVDLLHLHDPDDHYLPALHEALPAMAELRKSGAVGAISIGMNQAPMLAAFIRATGAPGPDAVMVAGRYTLLDQSALDDLLPLAARRGISVLAAAPFNSGLLADPRPGARFDYAPAAHARLGQAIKIKDICRGYGVPLRAAALQFAFGHPAVAAVVCGARTPAEVDDNVAMTALPIPPELWTALKAENLLPAHVPTP, encoded by the coding sequence ATGGACCCGGCGGCACGCATCCGGCTCGGGGGCAGCGATGTCCTGGTCACCCGCCTCGGCCTCGGTCTCGCGCCGATCGGCGGCCTCTACGCCCCGGTCGGCGACGCGACCGCCACGGCCGTCATCGACCGCGCCTGGCAGCGTGGCATCCGCCTGTTCGACACGGCCCCGCTCTACGGACACGGCCTCTCCGAGCGGCGCACCGGCGCCGCGTTGCGCGACAAACCCCGTCACCAGATGGTGCTCTCCACCAAGGCCGGCCGGCTCGTCGTCCCCGGCGACGCGGGTGATCCGACGTGGACCGAGTCGTCGTCGCGCGCCACGTTCGACGTCTCCGCCGCCGGAATCCGCCGCTCGGTCTCCGAGAGCCTGGAACGGCTCGGCCTGGACCGGGTGGACCTGCTGCACCTGCACGACCCGGACGACCACTACCTGCCTGCGCTGCACGAGGCGCTGCCGGCAATGGCCGAGCTGCGCAAATCCGGCGCGGTCGGCGCGATCAGCATCGGGATGAACCAGGCGCCGATGCTCGCCGCGTTCATCCGCGCGACGGGCGCGCCCGGCCCGGACGCGGTCATGGTGGCCGGCCGCTACACGCTGCTGGACCAGTCCGCGCTCGACGACCTGCTGCCGCTCGCCGCGCGCCGCGGGATCTCCGTGCTGGCCGCCGCGCCGTTTAACTCCGGCCTGCTCGCCGACCCGCGGCCCGGCGCCCGCTTCGACTACGCGCCCGCCGCACACGCCCGGCTCGGTCAGGCCATCAAGATCAAGGACATCTGCCGGGGGTACGGGGTCCCGCTGCGCGCCGCCGCGCTCCAGTTCGCGTTCGGCCACCCGGCCGTGGCGGCCGTGGTCTGCGGTGCCCGCACGCCGGCCGAGGTCGACGACAACGTGGCGATGACCGCGCTGCCGATCCCGCCGGAGCTGTGGACCGCGCTCAAGGCAGAGAACCTGCTTCCCGCGCACGTCCCCACTCCGTGA
- a CDS encoding GntR family transcriptional regulator, whose product MQPVRRLTLTDDVYTSVQTLIMDHAVAPGEKINIDALARRLQVSPTPVREALARLESDGLVRKRALVGYTASPLLSRAEFEDLVEMRLLLEPAAAAKAVYADDLRAEADLPGEPGSPGFAGIAEFTAQDARFHHRVAELSGNGMLRDAIVRLRSHLHLFRLNFPQSHYGTSAAEHHRIVDAIAAGDGPAAGAAMRDHITAARERHLPYFGS is encoded by the coding sequence ATGCAGCCGGTCAGGAGACTCACGCTCACCGATGACGTGTACACGTCGGTGCAGACGCTGATCATGGATCACGCGGTGGCGCCGGGCGAGAAGATCAACATCGACGCGCTGGCGCGCCGTCTTCAGGTCTCCCCCACGCCGGTACGGGAGGCGCTGGCCCGCCTCGAGTCCGACGGCCTGGTCCGCAAGCGGGCGCTGGTCGGCTACACCGCGTCACCACTTCTCAGTCGCGCGGAGTTCGAGGACCTGGTCGAGATGCGGCTGCTGCTGGAGCCGGCCGCGGCGGCGAAGGCGGTGTACGCGGACGATCTGCGCGCCGAGGCCGACCTGCCCGGGGAACCCGGCTCGCCGGGCTTCGCCGGGATCGCGGAGTTCACCGCGCAGGACGCCCGGTTCCACCACCGGGTCGCGGAGCTGTCCGGCAACGGGATGCTGCGCGACGCGATCGTCCGGCTGCGCTCGCACCTGCACCTGTTCCGGCTCAACTTCCCGCAGAGCCACTACGGGACCAGCGCGGCCGAGCACCACCGGATCGTCGACGCGATCGCGGCCGGTGACGGCCCCGCGGCCGGGGCGGCCATGCGTGACCACATCACCGCCGCCCGCGAGCGGCACCTGCCCTACTTCGGGAGCTGA
- a CDS encoding lactonase family protein, which yields MSDGELVFIGCYTSEAGGRGDGISVARRDPRTGELSAPRLAAATPSPSFLARHPRLPVLYAAGELTEGRITAWAIAENGDLTLLGEQPTGGEAPCHLAVTADGGHLVTANYGSGSVSVHPLDLLGVPGERTDLRQHSGTGPVEDRQEGPHAHMATPDPDGDRVWVIDLGVDGLFPYRLDPSTGQLEPPPAPFHVRPGTGPRHLARADGRLYVVGELDGSITGYDAAADGTLSELGRARTSGADGTVQPSEIGLGADGRFGYVANRGADTIAVFALDETSGIPALIGEVPSGGVWPRHFSIMPSIEPGGSEFLYVAHERSDTVITFRLDPETGIPALGGAVLELGSPTCVLRA from the coding sequence ATGAGCGACGGCGAACTCGTATTCATCGGCTGCTACACCTCCGAGGCGGGCGGCCGGGGTGACGGCATCTCCGTGGCCCGCCGCGACCCGCGCACCGGCGAGCTCTCCGCGCCGCGCCTGGCCGCCGCCACGCCGTCCCCCTCGTTCCTGGCCCGGCACCCGCGCCTGCCCGTGCTCTACGCGGCCGGCGAGCTGACCGAGGGCCGGATCACCGCGTGGGCGATCGCGGAGAACGGCGACCTGACGCTGCTCGGCGAGCAGCCCACCGGCGGCGAGGCACCGTGCCACCTGGCCGTCACCGCGGACGGCGGGCACCTGGTCACCGCGAACTACGGCAGCGGCAGCGTCTCCGTGCACCCGCTCGACCTGCTCGGCGTGCCGGGCGAGCGCACCGACCTGCGGCAGCACTCCGGCACCGGCCCGGTCGAGGACCGGCAGGAGGGGCCGCACGCGCACATGGCCACGCCGGACCCGGACGGCGACCGGGTCTGGGTGATCGACCTCGGCGTGGACGGGCTCTTCCCGTACCGGCTGGACCCGTCGACCGGGCAGCTCGAGCCGCCGCCCGCGCCGTTCCACGTGCGCCCCGGCACCGGCCCCCGGCACCTGGCCCGCGCGGACGGCCGCCTCTACGTGGTCGGCGAGCTGGACGGCTCGATCACCGGCTACGACGCGGCCGCGGACGGCACGCTGAGTGAGCTCGGCCGGGCGCGCACGAGCGGCGCGGACGGCACGGTGCAGCCCTCCGAGATCGGCCTCGGCGCGGACGGACGTTTCGGGTACGTTGCCAACCGCGGAGCCGACACGATTGCCGTTTTCGCACTGGATGAGACTTCCGGCATTCCCGCACTGATCGGTGAGGTGCCGTCCGGCGGTGTCTGGCCGCGCCATTTCTCGATCATGCCGAGCATCGAGCCCGGTGGATCGGAGTTCCTCTACGTGGCGCACGAGAGATCGGACACCGTCATCACGTTCCGCCTCGACCCGGAGACCGGAATCCCCGCTCTCGGCGGTGCTGTGCTGGAGCTCGGCAGCCCGACATGCGTTCTTCGCGCTTGA
- a CDS encoding sugar transferase, whose protein sequence is MTSATLAPSSGTHPDDTQPDASVATLRLRQHRYVRSLVIIDAIVVAVAVLAGYVGRFYDTPAIGVEVPYYVILPVLAVVWLLSLKGLRCYDDRVLGYGADEYRRIFTASLRVAGGVAIAGYIVDIGVARGFLAISFALGTVLLIVARWVARKRLHRQRTKGQGWARRVLVVGDAPHVLELVHTLRREPYAGYHVVGACIPDALLAPVPQRLGDVPVVGSFRNILDAVAATGVDTVAVTASGELTAGRLRRLGWQLEGTDVDLVLAPALTDVAGPRIHTRPVAGLPLIHVESPEFRGGRKLIKELIDRSLALLVTLAALPVMIAIALAIKIDSRGPVIFRQTRVGLDSKEFGVFKFRTMVTNADALLAELTAKNETDGLMFKMRNDPRVTRVGRFLRKWSLDELPQLFNVLLGHMSLVGPRPPLPSEVARYDGDLARRLLVKPGMTGLWQVSGRSDLSWEDGVRLDLFYVENWSLAADLTILWKTVGAVVRSRGAY, encoded by the coding sequence ATGACGTCAGCGACGCTAGCGCCGTCGTCCGGGACACACCCGGACGACACCCAGCCGGACGCCTCCGTAGCCACGCTCCGCCTCCGGCAGCACCGCTACGTCCGCAGCCTCGTGATCATCGACGCGATCGTGGTCGCGGTCGCGGTGCTGGCCGGCTACGTCGGGCGCTTCTACGACACCCCGGCGATCGGCGTCGAGGTCCCCTACTACGTCATCCTGCCGGTCCTCGCGGTCGTCTGGCTGCTCTCCCTCAAGGGCCTGCGCTGCTACGACGACCGGGTGCTCGGCTACGGCGCCGACGAGTACCGCCGGATCTTCACCGCCAGCCTCCGGGTCGCCGGCGGCGTCGCGATCGCCGGATACATCGTCGACATCGGCGTCGCCCGCGGCTTCCTGGCCATCTCGTTCGCGCTCGGCACGGTCCTGCTCATCGTCGCGCGCTGGGTGGCCCGGAAACGCCTGCACCGGCAGCGCACGAAGGGTCAGGGCTGGGCCCGCCGGGTGCTCGTCGTCGGCGACGCGCCACACGTGCTGGAACTGGTCCACACGCTGCGCCGCGAGCCGTACGCCGGGTATCACGTGGTCGGCGCCTGCATCCCGGACGCGCTCCTCGCACCGGTCCCGCAGCGCCTCGGCGACGTACCCGTGGTCGGCTCGTTCCGCAACATCCTCGACGCGGTCGCGGCCACCGGCGTGGACACGGTCGCGGTCACCGCCTCCGGCGAACTGACCGCCGGCCGGCTCCGGCGCCTCGGCTGGCAACTGGAGGGCACCGACGTCGACCTGGTCCTGGCGCCGGCGCTGACGGACGTGGCCGGCCCGCGCATCCACACCCGGCCGGTCGCCGGACTGCCGCTGATCCACGTCGAGTCGCCCGAGTTCCGCGGCGGGCGCAAGCTCATCAAGGAACTCATCGACCGCAGCCTGGCACTGCTGGTCACGCTGGCCGCGCTGCCGGTGATGATCGCGATCGCGCTGGCCATCAAGATCGACAGCCGGGGTCCGGTCATCTTCCGGCAGACGCGCGTGGGGCTGGACTCCAAGGAGTTCGGCGTCTTCAAGTTCCGCACCATGGTGACCAACGCGGACGCGCTCCTGGCCGAACTCACGGCGAAGAACGAGACCGACGGGCTGATGTTCAAGATGCGCAACGACCCGCGCGTCACCCGGGTCGGCCGGTTCCTGCGCAAGTGGTCACTCGACGAACTCCCGCAGCTGTTCAACGTTCTGCTCGGTCACATGAGCCTGGTCGGGCCGCGCCCGCCACTGCCGTCCGAGGTGGCCCGCTACGATGGAGACCTGGCCCGCCGCTTGCTGGTCAAGCCGGGCATGACCGGGTTGTGGCAGGTCAGCGGGCGATCCGATCTGTCCTGGGAGGACGGCGTCCGCCTCGACCTCTTCTACGTCGAGAACTGGTCACTCGCCGCCGACCTCACCATCCTGTGGAAGACCGTCGGCGCGGTCGTCCGCTCCCGCGGAGCCTACTGA
- a CDS encoding ROK family transcriptional regulator, with product MISGISAAGTPVRQASLRQHNLRLVLAQIALSSPQSRADVASATGLTRATVSTLVDDLVSGRLLREVSPAPRTGAGRPGVGLVLNDADGPAGLGLEINVDYLAACVLDLSGAVRHREIQAGDRRGVSPALVLSTTASLAARAHAAAQDQGLTIAGTAVAVPGLVSPDGTIRLAPNLGWREVNTSGFTPGPLTVENEANLAALGELHYGSPSGSSSFLYVSGEIGIGAGIVLDGSLFRGARGWSGELGHVAVHPDGPACRCGARGCLEQYAGQEALLPPGRSVDDLAAAALSGDAAALDRLSAAASALGVTIAGVINLLDVDTVVLGGIYAPLAPWLSPGIEAQIASRVLTASWSPVRVRAAGLGSDAAVIGAAGAIIRAVHEEPAAWLTETSPSTP from the coding sequence GTGATTTCCGGGATCTCCGCGGCCGGCACGCCGGTGCGGCAGGCGAGTCTGCGCCAGCACAATCTGCGGCTGGTGCTGGCCCAGATCGCGCTTTCGAGTCCGCAGTCGCGCGCCGACGTCGCGTCCGCCACCGGTCTCACCCGTGCCACGGTCTCCACTCTCGTCGACGATCTCGTCTCCGGCAGGCTGTTGCGCGAGGTCTCTCCCGCGCCCCGCACCGGCGCCGGCCGGCCCGGCGTCGGACTCGTGCTCAACGACGCGGACGGCCCGGCCGGGCTCGGCCTGGAGATCAACGTCGACTACCTGGCCGCGTGCGTGCTGGACCTGAGCGGCGCGGTCCGGCACCGGGAGATCCAGGCCGGCGATCGGCGGGGCGTCTCCCCCGCCCTGGTGCTGTCCACGACGGCCTCGCTGGCCGCTCGCGCCCACGCCGCCGCTCAAGATCAAGGACTGACCATCGCGGGTACGGCCGTGGCCGTGCCCGGCCTGGTCTCGCCGGACGGCACGATCCGCCTCGCACCGAACCTCGGGTGGCGCGAGGTGAACACGTCCGGCTTCACCCCGGGCCCGCTCACCGTGGAGAACGAGGCGAACCTGGCCGCGCTCGGCGAACTGCACTACGGCTCGCCGTCCGGCTCGTCGAGCTTCCTCTACGTCTCCGGCGAGATCGGCATCGGCGCCGGCATCGTGCTGGACGGCAGCCTGTTCCGCGGCGCGCGCGGCTGGAGCGGCGAACTCGGCCACGTCGCGGTCCACCCGGACGGGCCGGCCTGCCGGTGCGGCGCGCGCGGCTGCCTGGAGCAGTACGCCGGCCAGGAAGCCCTGCTCCCGCCGGGCCGGTCCGTCGACGACCTCGCGGCCGCCGCGCTCTCCGGCGACGCCGCCGCGCTCGACCGGCTGTCGGCCGCCGCGTCCGCGCTCGGCGTCACCATCGCCGGCGTGATCAACCTGCTGGACGTGGACACGGTCGTACTCGGCGGCATCTACGCGCCGCTCGCCCCCTGGCTCTCCCCCGGCATCGAGGCCCAGATCGCGTCCCGCGTGCTGACCGCGAGCTGGTCACCGGTCCGCGTCCGCGCCGCCGGCCTCGGCAGCGACGCGGCCGTCATCGGTGCCGCCGGCGCGATCATCCGCGCGGTGCACGAGGAACCCGCCGCCTGGCTCACCGAGACCTCACCCAGTACGCCATAG
- a CDS encoding LutB/LldF family L-lactate oxidation iron-sulfur protein — MNGTGNIVALKPFPDAARLELSDAQLRANLRRATHTIRDKRLRVVGEVDDWEELRRAGAAIKDDVLARLPELLEQFEAAATRAGAVVHWARDAAEACEIVTRLVLQTAAREVVKVKSMATQEIGLNEALEAVGIEATETDLAELIVQLAGDTPSHILVPAIHYNRSQIRDIFLSKMPGVLAGLTDDPPALAEAARKHLRAKFLSATVGVSGANFAIAETGTLVVVESEGNGRMCLTLPETLISVVGIEKILPSFSELEVFLQLLPRSSTGERMNPYTSMWTGVTPGDGPRTTHIVLIDNGRTAVLEDEVGRQALRCIRCSACLNVCPVYERVGGHAYGSVYPGPIGAILSPQMTGGGANKTLPYASSLCGACFDACPVRIDIPEVLVHLRQKGPKPAAERAAFRALSWIMRDRRRYAAALRAARRGSAPLRGFGRLRRLPWPASAWTDSRDVPLPPKQTFREWWTKR, encoded by the coding sequence GTGAACGGGACCGGGAACATCGTCGCGCTGAAGCCGTTTCCGGACGCGGCCCGGCTGGAGCTCTCCGACGCGCAGCTGCGGGCCAACCTGCGGCGCGCCACGCACACGATCCGGGACAAGCGGCTGCGCGTGGTCGGCGAGGTCGACGACTGGGAGGAGTTGCGCCGGGCCGGTGCCGCGATCAAGGACGACGTCCTCGCCCGCCTGCCCGAGCTGCTGGAACAGTTCGAGGCGGCGGCGACCCGGGCCGGCGCGGTGGTGCACTGGGCACGTGACGCGGCGGAGGCGTGCGAGATCGTCACCCGGCTGGTGCTCCAGACCGCGGCGCGCGAGGTCGTCAAGGTCAAGTCGATGGCCACCCAGGAGATCGGGCTCAACGAGGCGCTGGAAGCGGTCGGGATCGAGGCGACCGAGACCGACCTCGCGGAGCTGATCGTGCAGCTCGCCGGGGACACGCCGTCGCACATCCTGGTCCCGGCCATCCACTACAACCGCAGCCAGATCCGGGACATCTTCCTCTCGAAGATGCCGGGCGTCCTCGCGGGGCTGACCGATGATCCGCCCGCGCTCGCCGAGGCGGCCCGGAAGCACCTGCGGGCGAAGTTCCTCAGCGCCACGGTCGGTGTCTCGGGCGCGAACTTCGCGATCGCGGAGACCGGCACGCTGGTCGTGGTCGAGTCCGAGGGCAACGGGCGGATGTGCCTGACCCTGCCGGAGACGCTGATCTCGGTGGTCGGCATCGAGAAGATCCTGCCGTCCTTCTCCGAGCTGGAGGTGTTCCTGCAGCTGCTGCCGCGCTCGTCGACCGGGGAGCGGATGAACCCGTACACGTCGATGTGGACCGGGGTGACGCCCGGCGACGGGCCCCGGACCACGCACATCGTGCTGATCGACAACGGGCGGACCGCCGTTCTGGAGGACGAGGTGGGGCGGCAGGCGCTGCGGTGCATCCGCTGCTCCGCGTGCCTGAACGTGTGCCCGGTCTACGAACGGGTGGGCGGGCACGCGTACGGGTCGGTCTACCCCGGGCCGATCGGCGCGATCCTGTCGCCGCAGATGACCGGCGGCGGGGCGAACAAGACACTGCCGTACGCGTCGTCGCTCTGCGGTGCCTGCTTCGACGCCTGCCCGGTGCGGATCGACATCCCCGAGGTGCTGGTCCACCTGCGGCAGAAGGGCCCCAAGCCGGCGGCGGAGCGGGCCGCGTTCCGCGCGCTCTCCTGGATCATGCGGGACCGCCGCCGGTACGCCGCCGCGCTCCGGGCCGCCCGCCGGGGCAGCGCGCCACTGCGCGGGTTCGGGCGACTGCGCCGGCTGCCGTGGCCGGCCTCGGCGTGGACGGACAGCCGCGACGTGCCGCTGCCGCCGAAGCAGACCTTCCGGGAATGGTGGACCAAGCGATGA